From Brassica rapa cultivar Chiifu-401-42 chromosome A06, CAAS_Brap_v3.01, whole genome shotgun sequence:
GGCCAATCTTCTTCAGTACTAGAGTTTGTCTGTTTTCTTGGCCGAGGTGGTTTTGGTTCGGTCGCTCTCATAAGAGACTCCAAACACCGTTTACACGCTGAGAAATCATCTCCAATAGCTTACATGGAGAGTCTCAAGAAAGAGCATAGGATCATGCTTCGTTTCCGTAACCATCCACGCATCGTCCAAACcacaaaccctaatcttcaCATAGATATCAACCTCGACCATTGTTACATCTACATGGAGTTTGCCTCCAAAGGTACTCTCCACAACTTCATCTCCAACTTCAGTGGCCAACCAATGCCTGAGGATATGATCAGACGTGCTGCTCTCATGATCCTTCAAGGACTCGAGGCTCTTCACTCTCGCGGCTACGTTCACTGCGACCTCAAGCCGGCTAACGTTCTCCTCTTCCCTTCCAAGATTGTCGGAGAGCCGTGGGATCTCAAGCTTGCTGACTTCGGTCTATCTAAGGAGCCTTCTTGTACGAATCCAAGGTCCTTGTCTGGCGGTACAAAGGAGTACATGCCCCCTGAGTCTTTGGGACCCAACCGAGTGAAGATGATTGGACCGGGTGTTGACATGTGGGCTCTAGGGTGTGTTGTGCTTCAGATGTTTGGAGGCCATCCAGTGAAGATGGGAGAATGTTTTTACAAGTGGAGGCTTCCGAGACTTGTATCTCCGCTGGCCAACGACTTCTTGAGGCGTTGCATGGCGTTGCACCCCTCACGCAGAGCCACCGCAGCTGATCTGTTGAAACATCCTTTTGTTTGCACCAAGGCTACATCATATGATTCATTCAGTACTGTCCTCCTCCTGTCTTAAGACACAAAAAAGTTAGGTTTATTCAGTTCAGTTCGTGTCTTAATAACAGTATAATTCATGGCTGGTACTTGACTTAATAATCTTTTCATGTATCTGTCTTTAATATCAGAGTATATTTTTCTAGAGTTTGATTCTTTGCCTCAGTGATTGCTATTTAGATGTTTTAAAAGAGACCTCTTTAATAAGTAAGAATCTAATATATTGCACAGTTTAAACTAGTCAAACAGAAAAGCATCATATCACATATTCAACAAGATGTATCTCTCAAAACAAGTTGAAGTTTGTTTGATTTACGATGAGCAATCAAGCAATCATCTCTCTTAACATAGTTTAGACACAACAACAAGATAACACAcataataagaagaaaaagaaagaaagcaaaTATGTTGGAGAGTTAAACAGCTGCTTCAGCTATGGAAGGCATCTTCCTTAGAACAGAGATCGTATCACCAACTTTGATTGTCTTGCTGCCTTTGCCTTCACTGTTGCCTATGTTCCAGTTCCATACCATCTCCTTACCAAAGTAAACCTGTCACAAATTTAATTGAATAGGTTAAGCATCAGACTGGATCCAAGTACAAGTCTCTTCCCACACAAAACCAGACAATATCTAACCTTTCCATGCGCCTTCTTGTCTGGCATTAAGACTTTGTCTGATCTGAATTTCATCAGAGTTTCAGTTGGTTCTGCTGCACCTGGAACTCCGGTTTCTTGATTCACAAGTGGTACCTGAAAGAACAACAATAacagtttttttaaaaagcCTCAGAGTTTGATAATCTGAGTGTTACTATATCAGATACTCACCTTGCAGCGGCTACACAGCCTAACTCCTTGGAAGACTAATTCGTTAATCTTGATTTCATCCCAAAGATCTTCACCAAAAGGATCACAGTTATCGACAAGAAAACTACaagagaaacaaagaaaaatcaagATCACAAAATGAAacaaccatcatcatcatcatcatcaaagagAGATGAATGAATGATAGTATTTTACTTGGGTCGAAAACGATTAATAGGCACCGGTTCTGGTAGGAGTGTATTCAGCTGGTCTAAAGAAGCCTAGGAACATCAAGCAAGACAAAACGAAATCAAATGCACATTCCCATTAACTGATACTGTAACTATCATTAATGCCTCACCTGAGATGCAAACAAAAACGGAAACATATCTGCAAATGTTGTGGAGTAACCTGCTGCGAACTCAGGAGGTGAAGGTCTGGTTTCAGTTTCTGTATCAAGAAAGAAGTTGGTCAACTATGTGCATTCAAATGTGttgcaaaataaaaagaataagaatcaaaaaCCTTTATTAAAGCGAACCAAACGGCTTTGTTTGCCAAGATAATCTGAAAACCATTTAGCAGCTTCTTCTCCCTCATCAAACGCAGAGCCAGACCACTCCCACATGGACACACCTTCTGCTATCGAGCTCGGTTTAGTCAATGGAATCTTTAACGGACTCATACCTGGAGCTCTTACCACTgccaaaaattaaataatcaagACAATCCATTCTGAGTCTAAGGTTCAGACAAGAGTTTATGTAATTTTGAACAGAGTAATTAATTACCCAAAAATGAGTCTTTTGTTGGCTCCCAGTCTTCAAAGAAGGCTTCCTTAGGCAGCTCGGATTCGACAAGAGCAAGCTTTGGCTCAACTCTTTGAGTGTATGCTCTTCCTTTGTAGTTCACCACTAACCAGTACCGGTCCCATTGAAATCCTGCATATATCAGTTTCAACACATTCAGCCATCTTACGGAATCATCGAACATATAACATATTACTCACCAAATTCAAGAAACCAAAAAATGATCTAAACGGCAATTTTCTCATACTAGTTGCTACAAAGAGAAGAAGTTTCTTCTTTAAATTACCAGTTTGAGTTACGGTTGCCTGAGGGACGGAGATTCCACGGCAAGATTTGATCGGATAGATGAACAAAGACTGAATCTTCAGAGCTTCCtccatctctatctctctctgcGCCGACTCTCTCTGACACAGTCCTACAAAGACTTTAACTAATCCTTTTTTGTATGGGTGGGAGTGAGTGGTAATAGAATGAATAAACACACGTGCACTATATTAGCAGACAGGTTACACCTACCACCATCTCTaagattcgtttttttttttcttttcaacttTGAAAGACTACCGTTCAATGGAATGTTGTCAacgttttaccaaaaaaaaaacgtcaaCAACAACATTGGTGGAACACATGTTCTTTGCCATCGACAGCTCATACGCATAGCTCGGGAATTAAATCAACGGTTTTGAGTTATGACACAGCACAAGTTTATCAGCTTGCACACCCTAAAGAGTAaagaattaacaaaagaaaaatagagaAACAAAAGCCATATCAAGTCAAAAGGGAAGCAAGTAGCTTTGTGAGATCATTGTAAACTAACGCATAGTTTAAGCATGAAAATTTTATGTTGAGAAGACTTCACTAATGAAGAAAGTTTTAGTTGGCAATTATTAACCAACAGAATCTGATACTGAAAGTGCTGAGCTTTTTTTTTAGGAAGCTACAATCCCTACTTGTTCTACTTGTTACGCTTCGCCGCACGTCTTCCATGACCCTTCTTTGGTGGTCCTTTATCACGACGCTTCAACATCTCAAGCTTCGATAAGCGCCTACAATAATAATACACAAACTCTCAAGTTAGAAAGCTACTAAAATATTATCTTCCACAAAATAAGAGAAAATCAATTCTACTCTCCTAAAGCTACTTTGCGTACACAGCTCTGCATAAGCCTCACATAACACAACCATTCAAGTCATAAGACTACGTGCTTTCTCATGCCCTGAATTTCATAAACTACCGAGCAAACCAGAAATGATTCTCCGTTTGTCGACTCTCTGAATCAATTACGGAAGAAGAACAGAGAACAAACTGAGGCAAATAAAGCCCACCAAAGATGAACACTATGATAAATTCTCCTAAATCAATCCAAAATACTCAGCCCTTCTGCCTGTTAAATCACTCAACCACTTGGATGATTACAATTCTCGTACACTAGACTAACGTCAGGCCTATCAACT
This genomic window contains:
- the LOC103827836 gene encoding mitogen-activated protein kinase kinase kinase 17; translation: MTKTAMVKEDNNNNSKAPDVVGQSSSVLEFVCFLGRGGFGSVALIRDSKHRLHAEKSSPIAYMESLKKEHRIMLRFRNHPRIVQTTNPNLHIDINLDHCYIYMEFASKGTLHNFISNFSGQPMPEDMIRRAALMILQGLEALHSRGYVHCDLKPANVLLFPSKIVGEPWDLKLADFGLSKEPSCTNPRSLSGGTKEYMPPESLGPNRVKMIGPGVDMWALGCVVLQMFGGHPVKMGECFYKWRLPRLVSPLANDFLRRCMALHPSRRATAADLLKHPFVCTKATSYDSFSTVLLLS
- the LOC103827835 gene encoding mitochondrial amidoxime reducing component 2: MEEALKIQSLFIYPIKSCRGISVPQATVTQTGFQWDRYWLVVNYKGRAYTQRVEPKLALVESELPKEAFFEDWEPTKDSFLVVRAPGMSPLKIPLTKPSSIAEGVSMWEWSGSAFDEGEEAAKWFSDYLGKQSRLVRFNKETETRPSPPEFAAGYSTTFADMFPFLFASQASLDQLNTLLPEPVPINRFRPNFLVDNCDPFGEDLWDEIKINELVFQGVRLCSRCKVPLVNQETGVPGAAEPTETLMKFRSDKVLMPDKKAHGKVYFGKEMVWNWNIGNSEGKGSKTIKVGDTISVLRKMPSIAEAAV